The following DNA comes from Papaver somniferum cultivar HN1 chromosome 4, ASM357369v1, whole genome shotgun sequence.
ACTTAGACAACTTGATTCATTGCAAATAAAGTTCTGGTGGGGATATAAAAGCAATAGAGGATTGAATTTAATTGCATGGAGTAATATGTGCATCTCTAAGGATTCAGGTGGTCTAGCTTTTAGAGACCTGGAAAAACTGAATCATGCTCTTCTTACAAAAATTAGCTTGGAGAATCTGTCAGAACAGTGATCATTTACTGACTAGAATTCTAAAAGCTAAATACTTCaagaaagaagattttttacacCTTACTGAGGAGAGAAAGAACTCGTTATAGACTTAGAAAGGCATTGAGTTGGGACTGTCAATTCTACAAGATAATTACTTCATGGAAGTTAACAATGGAAAAGGTACTAAAATCTGGATACATAAATGGATAATTGGTCTAGATATCAAAGTAGAACCTCTTCATCCCTCACATCTTCAGTATGTCTTTGTTAGTGAGTTGATCTTCACTGATACAAattcttggaatacttctcttctcaACATGTTATTCATACCAGAAATTGTGGAAAAAATTCAGAATATGCAACTATCAGTTCATGAAGAAGATTGTATGAAATGGTTACCTGCTAGAGATGGCAATTTCTCTGTCAAAACAGCTTACAATAAACTCATGGAAGTCAAAGTGCAACAACAAATAGCATTAAATGTAGTTCCTACTGCAGTCTGGAAATCTCTCTGGAAGATGAAATTACCACATCGTGTTAAAATTTTCATTTGGAAAAGTATAAAAGGAATAGTTCCTACAAGGATGAGACTAGCTCAAGCAATGCACATCATAGAGACACACTGTGAGATCGGTAAACATGATGAAGAAACATTATATCACCTTCCGATTAAGTGTCCTCATGCAAAGGCAGTTTGGAGAACACTTAATATCAATACTGATCAGATCTCAGTTAACTGTCAGTCAGTTAGAGATTGGATAATATCTTGGTTTCAAGATATGCAAAATACTGGCGCTGAAGATATGCAAAGATGGCGTGAACTACTAATGGTTGGTTGCTGGATcatttggaaagaaagatgtgacTGCGTCTTCCAGGATAAAACTCTAAACCATATTCATACAGCTAATAGGATTCAGTATCAACTTATTAATTTCAATAGTTCTCTACATACCAGCTTATCTGATTCTATAACTTCAGAGACTAGGGATGCATATCATGACAGGATAGCTCATAATCATATGCTTAACAATCTTTCTGAATCTATGGATGCTTTTCAAGTTTTTAAAGATGCTTTTTTTGATGGTGTTTCTAATGAATGTGGTACTGGTGTTGTATTGTTAAATTTAGCAGGAGAATGCACGGGCATTAAAGGAACCCATGCAGCTGGAGTAGTTGATGCTGAAATGGGAGAATTCATGGCAATTATGGAAGGTCTTTAATGGCTTCGTGCAATGGAGGTATACCGAATACATATCATTGCTGATGCTGAAGTAGTATTCAATGCTATCAATAATAATTTTGTCTCAGTGAGATGGGAGAATAGGAAACTTTTGAGAGATATTAAAACTATTTTAGGGTCTTTTAAATTTGTTAAAGTTAGTTTTGTCAGGAGAACTGCAAATGTTTTAGCAGACTCCATTTCAAAGTATGTCAGAAAAAACAAGTCAGTCTTTAAAGAGTTTAACTGCAATTCCTTGCAGATAGATACATTGTTAGTCAGGTTTGATGACTCTGATTatgattaatcaatataatcCTTGTTATCCAAAAAAAAGGGTGGGACCCATCCAACACGTGTGGCAAGAAGAGAGGAAGAGGTCAGTTGGTGGGGCACTTTGCGGTAATCCTGAGAGCAGAAAACACGCGTCTGACATAGTAATTGACATGTTCTTGAGAAAAGGAATGATATGGTGAAAGGAGGCCCATTGAAGCTGAACAGATGGACGGACTAGATGAATTCACGATGCTCCTTACTGGACCCATTGAAGAAGCAGCCAATTAGAAGACGTAATTCATCTGTTAAAGATACTTCACGTTGCGCCCTAACAGATAAACTTATTCTCTCAtgcaaaaattttgaatttggcagACAAATTGGGGGAAGAAAGGAGGCGAACgcaaaagaaagagaaacagAAGCCTGTACTTTGAGCCACGTGGATTTTCCTTAATGGACCGTAGAAACCAATTGAGGCCGCTAATGTTTTCCAGTGTGATATTTTTATGAATTAGCTAGGGTATCCGGACTATTAtaaagaagatctcaaagttggAGAAGAGACCACCTCTTCTTTTGGATTAATTTCCAAGGAGGAGAAACACTTCTTCCTTTACTTCTCTTTAGTCATTTGGTTTCGTTGCGAGTAGCCAGAAACATAGAGAGAGCTAGTTTTTTACTGTAAGGTTTATTTTAAATTCTACTTATTTATTTAATTCCAGTACTTTTTAATTATGTCCAGCTAAACTTCTAATTGgttagggatgatttcaaagtcctgaacaatgaagcattattttctttaaccacgtttatttcaagttttattttattgttgattatctttattatttttattgtctaagaatattgaggggttatttaaaaatgatcaattaaattaaccaatcaatatttcttatactagtttagggttgtgtgatacgtgtaattgtcacattaactctttacacaagtagtaaatcgcaagagctggcagagggattttgttaagaaattgtgtgtaaagataacactagtaagcaggcCGAGCCTATGAatctgatgctaggatcaacctgattcacagattataaagcattcgactaatttacaccttgagagattattcttggtgggttggttggatagaatctggtagtcgagcgcttctgtATCCAGTGGCAGTAGGAATATGGGGGATAGTAGAGATTATTGCTATTatacggttggtaacaatataaaTTTAATAAGAGATAAATTTCATTTAATTAAGCTTCGGTTCAGTGACATCGAATGATTCCCTAATCATCTTTCTCCTTATTAATTTAGatcaatatttattattttcgttttattagttacttttattaaaatctaaaaaaaccCCTTTAAGTTACTTTTTAACAACTAGAAACTCCCTGCTCTTAgtgggaacgaactccttgccattatattaccagttaattgtgtggaaaggtGTAATTAATTTGTTGCGTAAACGACGCGCAaccataacacgacttatgtctcaatataggagatagtagaaatagaatttccaagtgatagatgcgttcaagtatccacataccttttgtcgaagaagttccacaagctccccttagtagtttttcgtcttcaaatgatgaactctgtgaaatctaggctcaactacactatctatgtcctagtccgagacatctataaataggatagaaatcaagtcatatagttttgatcactaacatttacaaacatgcttgagatagaaaaacatgcgagttcgaccgagcagtgctctaacactcttcgtctcattctttgtgattccataataacttgttctactaccatatagttaagttattgtgaggtgattgatatttataggttgttcttcgggaatataagcccgtattatcaattggttattgttcaccttgatttatcaaaagacggaacaaaaacttcgtaggtacgtACTTTTGcatgagacatatttatctatctgaatagacttttttgtgggaggcatatttttttatcaagtcttcgactttggatcatagcaactcttagttgtgggtgagatcagctaatggaatcaggtgcgtagagtcctgctgggattcagaggcgtaatgaACGCGACtctaccttaatcggtgtgagacttggttagggctcaactacattccagtccgaagttaacttgtagtaggctagtgtctgtagcggcttaatacagtgtggtgttcaaaactggactaggtcccggggtttttctgcagtggcggtatccttgttaacaaaacttctggtttctgtgttatttcttttccgcattttatttttttatatagttgaaatatcaccggttgtgcgtagttcaatcatttggtaaatccaacctttagttgttgattgacacttgaacattggtttttgatatcgttccAGTTagttctcatatcaatcgggatcacatattcctatctgttcgattgcagattgtattcagaaattgagatataactcttggatatatttccttgattgagtctgaatgtctagttgattcgcacgaaattatattggagttattccatacaggttgtcgaacgaaatattgagtgtatTTTTtcgacccccgttttttcaattggtatcagggcacgcaaacatgttaaagacctcataagtctatgtttgtagcaatatgactctatggacagaagcgttatctctataaacgtaccgccagtcttcgatggctcgaattacttatggtggaaaattgatatgcgtgcttttcttcaagcacgtgattttcaatcatgggtttatgttgttaatggctataatcctccaatggttacagtaggCGGTGTAACTGtttcaaaggatattggtaggtatgagcctgatgatattctcgctgcaaagtaaaattctgacggcttaaatgctatcatacatgacattaccccatatcttcagcaccatgtgactacgtgcactcggtctaaagatgcttgggatgtcttagaaaccgtttttgaagggaatacctctgaaaaggaagataggcttcaaaacctaatttctgattggaaaaccttcgtatggctaatgaagattcatttgatgagtttaatcacaaagtgtctgaaattgttaatgcatcttttgtattgggtaagactattcctgaaaaggacattgtgatgaagattgtCAGATCgttaccagctagatacgattctaagaaacatgccatcgttgaaatAAATAACCTGGAAAATCTttacagaaatactcttgttggaaagctaaagattttttatcttgaactgagaaaagagaaaaacttcGCATGTTTTGCAATACTGTTGCTACATCTGATGTAAAGTCTCTATGTCCGGAATTGATTGATATAAAGGATGAGAACTTCTTTGATTCAACTCTTTCACTATTTGTACAACAGTTAAAGAACACTCTatgacaaagaaaaagaaagtctcaaaagaatttGTTCAAAATCAATGAAAATGATAGAAAAGTTCACAAAGACTATGATAATGGAACTTGTTCCAAGTACCATAAAAGTGTTCAAAATTCTTGTTATCATAACAAGGAACTTGTTCCATGAACTAacattatctcatatatgtcaaaatttaagtctattatgtatttatgcaaatgttgataaaagatataatgaacttttgaatattccgcagtattgatcttttcctgatccacttctatgtgaaagtactgtatggctccgtaagttttcttatgctaAGCGTTTATGATTATATTgatcattaaggttctcttgtggttaatttattcgagtttactggatacaaattcatgtttcatgtgatttgttaatgtccaaataaatccttctatTCTCGCAAAAGTAAGGCcgcccttgttgttctttcgggaatgatatttatGGAAGAGAGTTCTTAAtcgaacttgtgtttaattgccaaatctttgtggggagtgcggctgtggaatactgtaggagttttcttgtatctttataaactccttgatgaatatactaagttttgactatgtgaaatcatccaaACAAAGTtgttatgttctcttttagtcatgaagtgtctctatgagaatttcattatgatcccgctagttttcgtacctttgccaatttatattgacaaaaaggggggaaattattttgcagttcacactacatacatatggtttacaaataattaggtaagggggagtggttttcattgtgagatgcagtattgactaagggggagtgatacatatcaccgtagtattattgtcaaagttgtgatacaattgaactttgatgctatgaaataatactataacactgtataacaatatctGAGACAACTGTTTTCgtatttttatagctacggatcttcaacaacaatgatattgagttgaacacattcagaatcactggagtacttggagtggcgaagaattcaaagaatattgaagaaccaaggaaatcaagcatgtttgatgagaatctacaaagtttatttattttgtaatccatatgtagtgatagttttgtcactaaaattgacaaagggggagattgttagagcactgctcggtcgaactcgcaagcgtttctatctcaagcttgtttgtcaagtttaggtgatcaaaactaagtcttgatttctattctacttatagctatgtctcagactaggatggaATGTGTAGTTTActtttagacttcatggcgttcatcgattgaagacgaagatctactgaggagagcttggagtaacttcatcaacaaaatgtatgtggagactaaaacttatttatcactcagaagtctattttattatatttcctattgagactaagtcgtatagctatatagactttacattatacacatttgatatttcgagctgagtttaacccgcttatatctttccgaaatatgtgttggaaagatttttgctttaactacattcatcattattcttgacgagtttatttGGAGATGGTTTATTTGTTCGAAACTaaacaatgagtcaaaagatgatcatgtgaaaacttccttgaaacatcttacatgatttgtgtgagacagtcatttgatgtagactcggaatgtttcgtattaatcattcgatcacttgaaaattacttataatataatagtttgtgtgagacagctattgtcgtcttctaaggatgtttcaatgattgaaatggaagtttagaacaattaaccattgtctggatatagcacagtatgcataccaatatgcaaactgttgtagtgtGACTCggatccgggaaccaagtatgcataccagtatgcgaagaGTTTTTACTGTCAAAGTCTGGGAACTAAGTTTTCATAGATATTTTTGAACGGTTTCACCCGTGTTCGGTCCGGAAcgacagtacgcgtacccgtttgcgaactgtcataCATGACCAatatccggaacttaagtttgcgtacccgtttccaAACTAAgttagtttaaattctaaaatcagttaagtatgatttcatactcatgaacaaatccatatataaaataaggaaagcaatctttgcaaatcgtggctaaatgttcatgagctgattcttttgaataaatccgattttgcttcaattgtgtcttgtatacttctatgagaatataacaactctatgagtaacacaattagatacATTTGATtaccatttgatctagaagtgttagatgaatgaggttgttacaaaagtgttcatatggataacttcggttaattattgttgagccaactcaataaaaacgtttaagtacggttacccatatctaaatgaaggtatatttcatttgtgtgtaacaagctaagaccatctaacaacaTGTTTGATTCAAGGAATTGGATTCTTGGTAATCCAATTTCGGGGGAATGTTACCAATTCCATGAACCAAACTGTCCAAACCAACTCTATGTAATTGAGAATTTTGATTCCTATGAATCCAATTCCCCCTAAAATAGCAGATTTCCATTGCATTGGTCTAGTAgtgcaatggaattggattccaaggtaaaaacaaaagaaattggattACCTCAACCAAACGCTAATTTTTTGGAATTAAATCCAATTCCATGGAATTCAATTCCAAGAATTGGACTATCCCATAATTGcattcctaggaatccaattcttcCAACCAAACAAGGtgtaacggtggagagatattgctttggttttaagcaaacttagcttgaatcttaaatcaggatttcatctaacggggaatattaattgctttgtttcaaagctatcaaaccctaatttgaagaccatataagggagaactctagcaactggaaaacctaatccccacacctcatatgtgataatagttgtgtactagagtcgattctcctttaacctaggtttttcctaaaatcattataggttaacgacttgaagacttcattgggattctgaagccagacccaactattttctccgtgcgtgttctgatcttacttgttctatcgtattgagtactatcttctctaagaatggatcgagatttatctccgataggtaaaatataaaaagtaattacaaagctcttcttc
Coding sequences within:
- the LOC113272568 gene encoding uncharacterized protein LOC113272568 — encoded protein: MEVNNGKGTKIWIHKWIIGLDIKVEPLHPSHLQYVFVSELIFTDTNSWNTSLLNMLFIPEIVEKIQNMQLSVHEEDCMKWLPARDGNFSVKTAYNKLMEVKVQQQIALNVVPTAVWKSLWKMKLPHRVKIFIWKSIKGIVPTRMRLAQAMHIIETHCEIGKHDEETLYHLPIKCPHAKAVWRTLNINTDQISVNCQSVRDWIISWFQDMQNTGAEDMQRWRELLMVGCWIIWKERCDCVFQDKTLNHIHTANRIQYQLINFNSSLHTSLSDSITSETRDAYHDRIAHNHMLNNLSESMDAFQVFKDAFFDGVSNECGTGVVLLNLAGECTGIKGTHAAGVVDAEMGEFMAIMEGL